aatttctcgCTTTGGAGGGGGACACACcacaacaaaatgttcaaaaggttgcaaaatgtgtatggggttagggttatgtCATCAGTGATTGATGACACATGATGGGGTTGTCACCAATGGTGACTCTCAGATCTTCTCTGATCAGTTCCTCAACCCCAGCACTATTTCTATGATTAACGGCTGAAGATGGTCTGCCATTCCTTTGATCCTATAGCagcttccccatacacattttgaaaatgtttagtggtaAAAGGTTATCAAGCCAGAATGTACTTGCAACACCATAAGACATGCCCTCAATTCAAGTGTTGAGCCTACAGTTAAAAATTAAGGTGGTGAGGGTTTAATGGATCAGACTCCATTAAAGAGGTTTGTGGCACACCAATGGTGACTCTCCGAGCTTCTCTGATCAGTTCCTCAACCTTAGCACTATTCCACTCCTTTGGTTGTCTTGGAAGCCCCTCAAATCAGGCTCTTGTTCttcacctttgatcctggacacccactttatGACTGTGATttagcctattgcagcttccccatacacattttgcaaccttttgaaaatgttttttggtaAAATGTTATCAAGCCGGAATGTACTTGCAACACCATAAGACAACGTGTGGTTTAATGCCTCAGACTCCATTAAAGAAGTGTGTGGCACATGTATGCAGACTTACTGTTGTATATTCAAAGTAGTACAGGCAGTTGTCTGTGAGGATGAACCATCGCCTTTTCCAGGTTTTCACTCGTCCCCCTGAAACAAAGTGAATACTGTCAATCTCAGATGGCCGCACAAATGTTTAACCTTCTAGTGGCTAACTACCTTTCTACGTGCGTGAACGCAACTTGGTCAGTACATACCTCCTGAGaaaacaagcagcagcagcggaAGATGGAAATCGCAGGAGAAGAAGTGGAAGACGAAAAGGGACCAGCGGATTTATTTAGAGGGAGACGAGacagaggaagagagagaggaggacATGATACATTAATTAGTGACACACATCACAAGCCCCCACCATGCCATGCAACAAAAGCTCCAAAGCAAGACTCTCGCTTGTCATCTTGTTGTCAGGTACATCGACACTTAGCCGAAGGGACACGCTCACCACCCAACAAAGCTCCAGAAGTGAAGAGCAACCTCGTAACATCTATGGGTGTATTTGTGGATGGTATTCCCCGTCTCACCGAGTTTGAGCAGCCAGCCCTCTCTGTCGGGGTTAAAGAAGGTGTGTGTGAGGTCGTTGCCGTCATCCTCTGGGATCTTGAAGGGCTCATTTTTAATACTTTCATAAAGGTTCttgaaagagaagagaagaatcACGTAAATCACGCTCCGGTGTGATGTTTAGGTAGCAAATCACGTAAGTGCTGCGGTGTGATGTGTAGGTAGCAAACGGCGTGGAGGTTAGCGTACTCGCAGGAGGTCCTCGGGCAGGTCCCCTCCGTCGTTGATGCCTCGGTTCATGGAGATGAAGCGGTCCATGCCCGGTTTGTCCCTCACGTTGGGGTTGTGCAGGCTGGTGTTGAGCATGATGATGGCGAATGACAGCACGTAACATGTGTCTGGAAACAAGGAGGAATTCAAATCACAATTAAGGTACCTGAAGGCAGACTAACGAAACATCAGAAGAATTGACCTCCATTTATAACCCAAATTCTAATACAGGGGGACCTTGACCTACAAAGTAAATTTATTTCGTGCCCTAGcatgtaactcaatttactcatacgAGATtacatcaaatacattttcccaattgaaattaTTGAAATGCCAATAATCTGTTATGGACcctaaaaacataaataataataataaataaataaaggaaatcactattttttgttacgtttttaataaagaggaaaaaaagcaatgtgCAGGGTGTCCTaaaagtcactatacacttACTTACATTTGGACAGatgtgaggccatcagcatttgacggCTTGGGCTTCGCAGTTTTTGTAAGAATATCATTTGAGTGCTCTCATTtcctatttgtgtgtttgagagcttgtcccgttcaataaacagctgaaaatgCACCGGCAACTTTTTTCCCCTGACTTTTACAAAACTCAGGGCACTCAATCAAGGTACACTGTACTTCCACTTCCAGTGAAGCGAAcaggaattaaaaataataataattaaaaaaaaaaaaaacattacggAAATGTAGTTTGACTGTGCGTGTCTGTGTACCAGTGCTCTGGAAGACGCCGGGGTTACAGCGACAGTATCGCTGAGCAAAGGCCTCCATCATTCTGTCAATCTTCTGGGCCTCACCGGGCAGACGGAAACTCCACAAAAATTGTCTGCAAGCATACACACAACATACATTTCGTCAATAAGCTTTATCGTGCATTGTAGACTAAATAGAGTAGCAGCTTGTACTAAGAACAGCATTGAACCCTGTCGGCTGCGAGATCATCTGCGTGGTCTCATGGAGAATGTGTGCTTGAGTTATGTGTGGCATTTTCTATTACACCACATGTTTGTCTAGCATAGAGTGCCAGGATTCCAAACGAGACATTTGATAAGTTTCATTTTCACAGTTGACGCTTACCTGAGGGCCTGGACGAGGTTGAGATCTGTGAACTCGTGCAGGTCAACGAAAGCCTGGAGGACTTTGATGTTGAAGTCGTCCCTGCAGCAGAGCAGCGACAGAGCCATGAACAATGCGCAGAATCGGAAGAGATAGACGTAGATTAAAATACACCACCTTTCTCCGAGGTAATCGCCTATCGCCGTCTTGTTGAGGCCCTCTCCTTTGTAGAGGAACTGAGCGATGTCTTCCGGAGTGTGTCTGAGCAGCTCGTTCTCCACGAGAAACACAATGCCCTGCAAAGACGAACACACACTTTGTCACCGTCCATGCTCCTCACTGAAAGACTtacagtaatttctcgtgtataatgcgcattccccccccccaaaaaaaattgtcaaaagtcaatagtgcacattatacatgggtataggggaaaatggggaaaaaaactttcacattttataaatgtatgccgccatctaggggttatgaaaaagctgtacactttcattccaatgtcaaaaaatacttcatgttttgatcatatgggtagaagcaaaatcatgcattgtaaaaatgcatagaTAGAAGGGTttcccagaattttgaggtcaactttgggggtgcggattatacatgggtgcgc
The genomic region above belongs to Phyllopteryx taeniolatus isolate TA_2022b chromosome 6, UOR_Ptae_1.2, whole genome shotgun sequence and contains:
- the cyth2 gene encoding cytohesin-2 isoform X2, giving the protein MTVDSEIFMPKSKAPKMDDLDYIPVDLSPEERSELEDIRRRKGILLQEIQRLREELREAILEVEGLEASTEGSKTLQKNRHVAMGRKKFNMDPKKGIVFLVENELLRHTPEDIAQFLYKGEGLNKTAIGDYLGERDDFNIKVLQAFVDLHEFTDLNLVQALRQFLWSFRLPGEAQKIDRMMEAFAQRYCRCNPGVFQSTDTCYVLSFAIIMLNTSLHNPNVRDKPGMDRFISMNRGINDGGDLPEDLLRNLYESIKNEPFKIPEDDGNDLTHTFFNPDREGWLLKLGGRVKTWKRRWFILTDNCLYYFEYTTDKEPRGIIPLENLSIREVEDPRKPNCFELYIPNNRGQLIKACKTEADGRVVEGNHMVYRISAPTPEEKDEWIHSIKSAVSVDPFYEMLAARKKRISLKKKEEQP
- the cyth2 gene encoding cytohesin-2 isoform X1, with protein sequence MTVDSEIFMPKSKAPKMDDLDYIPVDLSPEERSELEDIRRRKGILLQEIQRLREELREAILEVEGLEASTEGSKTLQKNRHVAMGRKKFNMDPKKGIVFLVENELLRHTPEDIAQFLYKGEGLNKTAIGDYLGERDDFNIKVLQAFVDLHEFTDLNLVQALRQFLWSFRLPGEAQKIDRMMEAFAQRYCRCNPGVFQSTDTCYVLSFAIIMLNTSLHNPNVRDKPGMDRFISMNRGINDGGDLPEDLLRNLYESIKNEPFKIPEDDGNDLTHTFFNPDREGWLLKLGGGRVKTWKRRWFILTDNCLYYFEYTTDKEPRGIIPLENLSIREVEDPRKPNCFELYIPNNRGQLIKACKTEADGRVVEGNHMVYRISAPTPEEKDEWIHSIKSAVSVDPFYEMLAARKKRISLKKKEEQP